The window GTCACAGATGCTGTGCACCGGAGATTCTTGCACAAGCATGACCTAAGACTTCACCCCAGGTCCACTAGATGGTGCTCTTTCCTTGGCCTGGAACCCTTCCCTACactctgggggggaggggggagggagggcgttGGTGCTGTAGAAACAGTAGAACCCCCGTTAGGCCGAGGTATGTTTCTCACAGGACACTGAAAGCCAGCTCAGGCCATCTCCAGACACAATGGCTGCTGTTCCCTAGCCCCAAGTGGTAAAGACCCACGAATTGCCTGCATAACTTTCATTACAAAGCAGGGAGAATGGCTCTGAAGGTACAGCAGGATAGAAAGCCTTCTCCTGGTTCATCAAGACCAGCAATCGCTATAAAGACAAGTGTGGAAATACACTGGTATATGCTACAAATAGATAGATCACATCAGCCAATGGAGGGCGGGGTGCTAGTTTCTGCCCCCTAGAGTTCAGGTCCACATGGCTTAGTtgctccatatatatataataNNNNNNNNNNNNNNNNNNNNNNNNNNNNNNNNNNNNNNNNNNNNNNNNNNNNNNNNNNNNNNNNNNNNNNNNNNNNNNNNNNNNNNNNNNNNNNNNNNNNtatatatatatatatatatatatatatatatatatatatacacacacacacacatacatatatatatttatatatatacacgttatatttatatatatacatatatatgcatataaatatatatatatgtatatatatataaatatgtgtgtgtgtgtatgtatatatatataccttccTCTGAAATACGATCTCTGGCAGGATCCTCAGATGCCCAAGGGATAGGACGACGGGTCTGCgcaatttaaaaatccatttttttggAACCCTTTTTATGGACTGCAGAGATCCCTGTGCTGGCAGGGGTGCTGGGGGTGATGGAAATTTCACCTCCCCAAAATCAGACCTAGGTCGGAAGACACCTTGACCCCTCTGTATACCCTTCAGTCCACCGTTCTCACTCTGGCAAGGCCCTCAATCCTTTCATGATGGAGTCACAGATTCCCCCTTCCTTGGAAAGCCACGGCCCCTGTTCAGCCCAGAGGAGAAGCAGCGACGGAAAGCCCACCAAGTGTGAAATCGGCACCCAGGAAACTCCCGTTAAAAGATCTGTGACCATTAAGAAACGTTCACCAGAAGGTATGCCAGAAAAGACCAATACTGCTCCAGCAACAGGTGGGAAGTAACTAAGGGAGGTGGGATGGGACacacagaaaagggaaagaagaccGAAGACAGTCCGagtgacaaaaaataaacacacgaaGTAGGCGGAGCACGACGATCACAGGTGGAGGTAATACTGACCAGGTTTCCAGTTCTTCTGGGAAATTCTGAGATTGTTTTGTCTTGCCATAAGGCCACTGAGCCTACGGCTGTAGGGCCTGTGACAGATGAAAACACATGCTAACCAAGTCTTTCTAGGATTCGCAGCGCTCGATCGCAACAGAGAGGCTGGCTTTACGACAAATTCCACAACGCACCAGGTACTGGTACAGCCTCAATCTGGGGTTGGTCAGAGAAGGGAAAAGTCCCTGGTCCCTGAGATCAGAGACTCTCAGAACACCCGGGACGTCTCCAGGGTGGTATCAGCCCACACCGGCTTGGTGGAACGGGGGCTTGGCTGGCAGCTGCTAATGGATttcaggggaggaaagagagcaaaGACTCAGACACCAAAACTAGAGGAGATGCTGTAATGGACACATCATGGCAACATTCTCCGGGCCAAAGGCCCACCAGAGCCCGGGCAGGATGCCAGGCCAGTCCTAGAACCACAGAAGCCAATCATTCTGTTCACcactgggaaaaaaatcagtgatggGGATCTTCAGCCTCAAGACTGAACAGTCTCAGGGAGTAACACTGGCCTCGCTTTAGAAGGAGAAACACCCAACGGTCCTAATGTGGAAAATCTTACTCGCTGTCTGCAGTGGCATCGGTGCCTCTGCTTCCTCTAGGTAGTGGCTTCCAGGGAAGGGTGACAAGTACCAGCAATTAGTCATCTGCATgtcactggggggagggggcacaagaGCATGGAAATCCATCTGTTATAATGACGCAGGAAAGCAggcctctttcccctccttttgGCTTCTGCGCTGGGTTATCCGTGAGGAGCCAGAGAGGCCAAATGATGCCAAAGTGAACGGTCCTATGTGCAAGGCTCGCTATTGAAAGCCTTCCCTGGGTGAGCATCAGCTACGTGGACAAGAACAGCAAAaccattctttccctccctcttctttcttcaccCCTTACCCTTACATCACTTCCACCCCTAGTGAGGgcgagagagggcgagagagagcgagagcgagagaggagATACTCTCATTTCCTTAGGACCATGCATCTTGGTAGCATTCGCTTCCCCTCCAAGGTGTTACAGGAAACAGAGCAGGTCTGAAACTCCCGCTACGTTACAGATCACGATGACTCCCAGTGGTCTTCACAGTTAAGAAGGGCATACATTTAAGAAGGCAGCCTCTgggcccccctctctctttcacgcacacacactcacacagactCTCGCACGGTGGGAACGACGCTCAGCAGCGGGGCGGGGCTAGCTCATGTCAGGTACTGCACCACGAGGAACATGACCACACAGGTGAGAAGCATGCCACCGATCATGAAGTACTTGTCCTGGAAAGCCCGCTTCTCAGTGAGCCGCATCACGGTGTTGGACAAGCCCAGCATGTTGGCAATGTCAAGGATCTTCTTCTGAGTCCCCTGGAGCAGacgagaaaagaaggaaacacaaagGTCAGCTCCTTTTGCCAAGGAATGGGACTTCTCCTAGAGACAGTCTCTGGGTCATACCTAAAAGCATAAGCAGCACCAATCAGGAATAGATCCACTCTGTGGTCAAATGACTTTTGATCAAGGTACCGGAGCAaagcaaggaggaaagaaaagccttttcCACAAATGTGCAGGAATGATGGACCCTAGTACATATATGTATCGTggacatatacacatacatgtctCGTATGTACCACACAGATGTCTGTAAGAAGATCCTCAGttcatatcatacacaaaaattaatttgagatggaTCACAGAATTAAACATAAAGCTTCGaaaggaaaacacaggagaaTGAAACAACCCAGGTGTACATCCACCAGAGAATGGATAGACCACTTATAGTGTATCTGTACAATGGGatatactacttggcaataaaaaggaccTAATTACCAACTTGGAACAGTATGAATGAGCCTGGAAAACATTCCTGAGAGGAAGAAGCCGCTCTTGGTAATACATTTATATGAAGTCCACTAACAGGCAAAGCTACTTTACAGTGAGATAAATCAGAACGGTGGTTgcctggaaggcaggcaggcaggctggctggGAAAGCATGAGGGATTGTCCGGGGGTAATGAGGACGGTCTACGTCTTGACAGCAGTGTGAGTCACAAAGGTATATGCATCTGTCAAAATTCAATGACCTGCACGAATTAGATCCGTACGCCTACTGTATGTATGTTACACctcaagagaaaattttaaaatgagaatgttttacatatttttaaaaaaggaaacctcaGAAAACTTTTCCTCTGCTCCCTGACCCCAAAATCCTGGCTATCGGTCCGTTCACTGTGTGGAACACAGTGGGATTCTGCTGCGTCTAACGTGTGGGTCAATGTCCATGTTCGCGAGAGGGTCTGAAGCGGGTGACGTGGAATGACCGTCACGAACACAATGACCCCTTGTATACGTGCCATCAAGACCAAAAGAGTATTTTATTCCTAAATCAACAGCCCACAGCACTCAGcctgcccttcctctctgctttccAATTTTTGTTCTTAAGAACACTTGACTGCTCACGAAGTGGCAAGTATAAACAGATGCTGGGCAGACCCCAACTCGCTTCCACACACGTGGCCCATCTGGATGGACATCATCTAACCTAATGCCCcacattcagtttttaaatgaacAACACATTAACGAGCAAGACAGAAGAGGCAGAAGTGAAACCAGCATGAGGCATCACGGACAGGCACTCGAACCCTGGGTTCAGCCCAGTGACGAACAAGCCTCCCCAGAAGAGATCTTTCAGGTCAAACTTTACCGTTGCCAGCGGAGGCCAGAGACATGTTTTTGCAACGACAGTGATGGTGAAATTTAGGCTCTTGCTAAAGATTCTGGTtagctctggggtgcctgggtggctcaatcagttaagcgtccgcctcgtgatctcggctcaggtcatgatctcacggtttgtgggatcgagccccacactgggctctgcgctgacacctcggggcctgcttgggagtctgtctctctctgctcctcccttactTGCATGCACACCCTAAGTAAATTATaagtaaactctaaaaaaaaaaaaaaaagattctgcttAGCTCTGAAGGCAGATTATTTCATCCCTACATGTAATACAAGTACCCAGCTTCTAAAATCACctgaaaattaacataaatttcaaaaaatgtattcCTTTCCAGCCACAAATTTCCCCCAGCCACGGCCCAGCAACTTCACTCCTTTTAATGGTTTAggcaggagtggggtgggaggaggatggagagaatCAAGACCAAAAGGCGGGTAGGTAGCAGCGGGTGTACAGAGGAAACTGAATTAGAAACCTCACGTTCCGACCCCAACCGCCTCACTGGGCTGCCCTGCGCGTCCTTCTGGGGACAGCACAGGGGCAGATGCCGCTGAGACTCCTCAGTGATATCAGACTTTGATAGGAAGCGAACATTCGCTTTCGCAATAAGCTCTAACCCCCCACCGGGTCGACGTCAGTGCGACACGGGGAGGTTTGTCCTAAAAGGGTTTTACTGTTTTCCCGAGATATGGGCAATTTTCTAAAGAAAGGGCAGATTAATCATCACGTATCAGTTCAGATTACAGCAGGTGGCCGTTCCGAAAGAGGGGCACCCGCGAAGCCGTTGGAGACACACTTCCAGACCACCAGAAGCACCACGGCCGGCAGCAGGGCGTGAGGGTCACTTGCGGGCTGCCTGACCTTCTCCCTGGTGACGACGGCAGGGGCTGTGCAGCAATGTACTGAAGTCCCGCGGGGCTGACGGGCTCAACGCGGTCCAACAAAAACTAAGATAAATCTCACACTTCCGAGTGACTGTTTCTCACAGCTCGGTGGCTGGGAGCGCTGCGTTCACAGGGGACCACACCCTGATAATAGGCACAGCCCACACCCCATTATCCATTAGAGCTGATACAGGAAAAGGGCTGAGGCTGAAACATCATGACTGACATCAGAATCTGTGTAATGTTTCTGTAAACCACTCCCAGGGGGTTTGAGCCTCGGCCAGTGGGGCGGGGCTTCTAGGAATACCTGGTACTACAGACAGGGCAGCTGCTGTGGGCCAGCCCAGATGCTCTAGAAGCCCTTCTGCGTCTGCGGCTAGTCAGCCCAGGCAGCCCTCCGGCCCCACCCACAGGGGCTCAGTTACAGGAGCACAAAAGGTCTCGGTTATCAGGTGGTCGGCAGGAGGGGCTCTCCGGGAAACCACGTGAGGGCGAGGGGCCGCGTGTGGCCACGTGTGCCTTCTCAGAATCGTGCGTTCTGTAATTTCGGCAGTTGTGGGATTTCTTGGTCTTAGTGGTGCCTATCGTAGCAGCCACTTTCATGGTAAGTTCAGTAAACGGAAAAAGACCCAGATACCAAGTGATGACAAATTATGGTTCGTTGCAAGCACAAGAAGCAGCTGTGAGCGAAGGGAAGGTGGTCACTTGTGGACTCCTCATACTTCAGCTCCAAGAGAAAGGACCCCAGactcagggctctgtctcacCACCAAAATAACAAAACGCGAGGATACGTAACCAAGACGTCAACGCGGGTACCCAACTGGTGGATGAGGCCAGAACGAAGggcctcctccctgtcccccagaAAAGCCCCCACCTTCAAGGTCAGTCTCTGGGCCCTCAGTCCATCCAGAATACTGTGCCCGCCTCCGATGAGGTCATCCATGCCATGGTGAATTTTCTGGAGGGAGGAGTTGAAATGCAGCGAGCTATCCATTGGGATGGTCGTGTCAGAGTCCTGTGAAAGAGACGCAGGCACAGGATTAGCTCTGCCGCCTGGTCAGCTCCTGGGGTCCCAGCGGGTCTGACTGCTCCGCCTGTCGGCCAAGGCCAAGCCAGAGAGACAGCCAGATACACACGGCCTGTGAATTCCTGCCTCTCCACCATGACCACCACTTAAGAAGGAACATCAGTCCTGCAAGGTCTTGCTGGGCTTCTCCTGAAGGCTTTCTCTGACTACTCCCCTATTAACTTAGCTTGTTCCAAATGTTCCTTTCCTTGGCTTTCCCTTAACACAGTATTACAGGTTTGCTTTTGTTCTGCAGCTGTTTTATCTACAGCTGTCGCTGCAGTTAGACGGAGTCTGACTAAGGACAAAGGAGACGAAGGCCTAATGGGTAGTCGGGATGGGACAATTCTCCTCAGCGGTCCAGAAAGGGCtgtaaaaaaatgaaggaagaaaaaaactgacaCCGATCAAGTACTTTCCACCCTGATGCTCATTACCCTaagctcacttaatcctcatcCTAACGTTATAACACAGTTACTgtactatccccattttagaggtgaagaaactgaagctcagagaagtctAAGATCACACAGAGCTGTTCAGTGCAGCAGGGCCTGTATCTCACTACTGAGTGCAGAGCCGGCCCTCTTAACCATCCTGTGGGAAGAAACACTGAGACTGGTCTCAGGGCTCTAAGTTTACACCAGAAGCGGACTGGATACAGAAGGCAGTCAGGACTGGCCGTAGTTCCCTTCTTTCCCGCCTCCTGACGATCGCACATTCTTCTGCCATGCAGGGTCATTCTCCCCTCTTTCAATCACCACGAAGAGGTTCAACCACCTCTTCCTTGCTGCATACGTTCAGAATCACTTTTCATGCACCTGCTCTCAGTGCCCCCTGCTAACACGGGAGCGTTTCGAGAAGCAGGCAGGGACCACAGCTTTTCACTTTTTCACAAGCTTTACTCTCAGCATCTTAAACAATGTTCTGCATACAGCTAATGCTCAGTGGGTCACAAGACTCCAGTGTTTGAATGAATCAAAGAGAGGCTTCTCTTCATTCGACAAGcgtttattgagtgccttctgtACACAAATCGTTCTTACCCTTCCGCCTGAAAGGGTAGACCTAATTGGGCATTATCACTCAGAAAAACATATCATAGTTCCAGCTCACAGAGTGACCGGCAAGAAGTTCATCTGGCAAAGTCAACTTTGATTAAGGGGCACTGCGTGCAGAGCACCGCACCGAGCTGATATGCAAACAAAAGAATTCTGAGCGATCGTCCCTGACCTAAAAGAGGTTTGAGTACCCAATGCCATAGCGATCAAAAGCCCACACACCTTCTGGCGTGTTGTAGAGTTCATTACGCTTTTGAAAGGCAgctataaaaacttgaaactaccaaaaggaaggaaggaaggaaggaaggaaggaaggaaggaaggaaggaaggaagNNNNNNNNNNaaggaaggaaggaaggaaggaaggaaggaaggaaggaaggaaggaagacagctgTGCCTACCACTATGCCTCCAACACGTCCTCCTCACACTTCTGAATTGTTAATCAGTGTTACTTGACTGCTTACTCTAGAGAAGCAGAAACTACACAGGCACATTCTGAAACACTCAGGGAAATTTGCTGCAAGTGTGGACACAGCAGAGAGACTTAAGCATCTGTGAAACGTGGGCTGATTTGAATTCTGATGGCAGGCTTAGAGAGCTAAGACCTCTTGAGAAAATGAACCTctctggtaaaacaaaacaaaaaaacccaaaacccactTCACTTGGTGGAAATACATTATAAGGGCCCTGAAAAAGGCCAGTGTGTCCTCCAGCCATCAACAGCCATGTGCAGGAATGGATCCTATTAAGACCGAGGGGCAGGGGCAAGGGTCTCCCAAAAATCAAACAATGCAAACCAACCAGGCCACTTTCGAACAGGCTCAAGTCAAGCAATCCATCCAAAACAAAAGACCTGTTAACAAAGTCCTCCAAATTGCTGCTCAGATTTGGGGCAAAAACATTTTAAGGCATCTGACACGggaaccacacacatacacagcacgATGGCAAGTGCCTGCAGGCAGCTTTGAAATGCTGCCCCTCATGACAAATGGTTTCAGTTCTCATCATCTGTCTCTATCTGATCAGAAACCATTTCCACCATGTGAACTTCCACCTCTCAGTCAAACCAGGTCATTTTCACCCCTGCCCACTCCTTCAATTTAACTGCTTCCACTTCGGGTTTTCGTGTTAGAGAAGGAGGTTCCCTGTCTAGGTCTAGTGTCTGTGGCAAGGCACAAAGCCCACTGTTACTTCCAGTCGATCGGCTTCGGACACCCCCTACAAAGATGAAGCTCCAGGACCCGAGTTTCAGTGGCGACAAGCTGCCGAGTGCCTGTagacactgcccccccccccccccctcccgcccccccaaccAGGAGCCTGGCTTACGTTAGTGGTGAAGGTTCGAGACAGAAGTTCCTCTCGCTGTCTCTCCTGCTGCTCCCTTGCGTATCGCCGATGCTGGAAGTTTCTGAGAGCAGTCTGCAGGTGCTGGACATCATACTTTAACTGGTCAACACGACTGGAATTGATGGAGACAGAGATTACATTCCAGAAACCCAGGGCCGCACATTTTGAGCGGCTGGCCTTCGTATTCAAGAAAGATGCTTCCTTACTTCTCCCTACACCACTGCATGCTGTCCCCACCAAAATGATCTGATTTTGATCACTGATGTTGAAAATAAAGAAGCGGCCTGTGGTTAAAGTACGGTTGTAGCACACGAGATTCCAACAGCTTTACTTAAGCATCTGCTGGTCTCTGATTCTGGATGCATGACAGGGAACAGGTGACAGGAAGCAGGCTCAAGGACCTCTCCCTGACCTTCCATGGATTATATCGCTTTTCAAGAAGGAGCCCAAGGGCACCTTTCGAGTAAAGCAACAACAAAGTTTCATAAGAACTTTtgggagcaggggctgggctggaggtggtgagggttttcatttgaatttcatgGCGGAGTATCAAATGTTAGATCAGTATTTCATTATAAATCGGCTGATTGAAGTGATtaagggcaagatttcatctcAATCCAAGAATGCAGCAGGAACCAGAGGGCAGTGCACACCTCCCTGGCTGCTGGAGGCTTCAAGTAAGGCCACGGGTCTGGCCAGAAAAACAGTATTGGAGGCAAAATTTCAAAATGACCCAATGTGAGGAGACACAGGCTTCTGAGCCCCTAACCTcacaggctttttattttgaggaagtaTCACTGAAACGAAACCGTGCCCTTTAGGGGGACTTCATCTTCACAGAGTCTCAGTTTTTCACTGTGTAAATGGATTTTCAGAATATCTGACAGCCTCCCTTGGACAAGAGGCGTCACAACACTCACAGTTTGGCATTCTGTCTTTTGTTCGGGGGCTCCTTGCTGGACAGAATCTCCAGACGTTCTAGATGGCTGAATATCTGGTCAATGCTTGCTTGGATTTCGTTTTCTACTActgcacaaaagagaaaaaagagtaatTGCTGGAAAAGAGACAGTGAGCTTAAATTAGAATGATACAATAAACATGTCTTTTTCCATATCCAATAAATTCAAAGAAACCCATTCGAAAAGGAGAAAAACGTGTATCGTActgaataatggaaaaaaattcaagtGATACTGATTCTGTAAATGTTgttctaaacacacacacgcatatatacatGTAGCTGTTAATGTCATAGCAATGCCAATTGTTTAAAAAGCTACAGATAAATCTGTAGAAATAAATTTCCTgcctttagaaaataaaatgaatatttgggttgtccaaataaaatattttaagcaaaatgcAGTATCTTCTGAAACAGAATGAGGTCTCTTTTCCTTTGAGATTATTCTCAGATACGAGTTATAAATATCTAGTAAGAAGGCTGCCAATTGAATTCCCTACAGTAatgaggttaaaagaaaaaaagcacaaagggGAAGATTAGTGTGTGAAACACAGAGAAGAGCTCCCTTGAGGCTTTCCATAAGGACGGGCAGGCTGATGCTGGAATCCCCAAAATAGACTGAATATCACTAGGAAAGGCCCAGGAAAGAATCCACAGAGGTAAAGATATGATAAATACAGTCATTTTCCTTATCCCTCTTGATAAACAGTCAACATGacctcttttccatttctaatcATGTGACAGTGAGACTGCTGGGAAGGCAAACAAAGCAGATGGATAGGAACTAAACCGTGTACAAAAAGGGCACCcaggggggcgtctgggtggctcagtcggttaggcatccgactgtGCCCGACTGCTGATTTCAGCACAGGttgtggtctcacggttcgtgggatcgagccccacaccagggtCTCTGACAGCTGTGGCGTCAAgtggcctgtttgggattctctctctctccctctctctctgcccctcccctgcttgtgtgctctctctctcaaataaataaataaataaataaacaaacattaacaacaacaaaaaaaaaggtacccAGATTGCTTCTTGCCCAATAAAGACACGACAGTAAAGAAGCAATGTCACCCTCCTAGCCCAACCTGCAGCAGCTAACATATGCACTCTAGATTAGAACAGGGTGGGGCACAGAACCCAGAAAAGAGATGCTTTTGACGCTCCAAAAAGGAGGCATGAGCAAACAGAAAAGGGCATAGCGACAGCCAGGTGGGGAGGTGAACTGGTGGCTTCAGCAACGTGTGGGTAACCAGTGGCATCCGTTGTGGCCAGCTCAGAGAAAGGACCTTTCCTGGCCaacagaaaactgtaaaacaaaaagCAGCACTCTTCTCAAATGAAACCACAGTGTGGGAACTACACTAATTAATATTGCTATTCGTTTCTGAATAATCCTCCTAAAAAGCCACAGTTCTCAGCTCAGAAGAAATGACCAATTCCAGTTAAACATCTCTGAATTTGTACGGAGTACATTCCTCCCAGGGCTCGCTCGGTAATTAGATTAAGACAGAGGAGAGGAGGTCCATTCCCATAGGGCCCTGTCAGGGTGAGTTGAGGGGTAATGGGGGATAAGGCCTGTGGGATTCCACGGGGCGCAATGAGAGAAGTCAGAGGCTTTGCCAGAGGGTTTTTCTGTCCACCCCTAACAACAGAACTCCTTCGGCATGGAATCATTAAGCCCCTGAGGCAGCAAGGCGGTCAGGAAACCCAGCCCATTAGCATCGTGTCATCAAGAGAAAGGACTCTGGTCTCCATAGTTAATTACtcacagtgcagagactgcttgtcCGCGGTCTCCAGGCGTCCCATGTGAGACTGGATCTCGTGGACCTGCCtatcaaaggaagagagaggaaatgagtgaGACAGGAGTCATCAACAGTGCTTCGGTCAGGAAAGACAAATTTTCTGATGCCAACGTGTAACTGATTTAAATCGACAGCATCACTGAACTGTAAACTTTGTTAAGTGGCACTTTAGGCCACATGTTTTGGCCTGGTTTCTAATATTTTACCATGAATATTAATAAGAACACTAACAGGCGGCGCTTACTAAGTGCCTGCCACATCGGAGACATTCTGCAAAGTCAATAACCCTATGGGGAAAGGACCATTATCATCTTCGTTTTATAAATAAGACAACCGAAGCCCAGAAAGGTTatgtaacttgttcaaggtcacacagcaagtgataAACCTCAATCCGGACCCAGCCAATCCCACTCTCTGTTCTTTGACCCGATGTGCTGAGCGCTGGTCTGTACTAAGGAGAGTCAAAGGGCAAGAAAGATATAATCCTTGTCCTTGAGAAACAATGTAATTAGGAATGACAGGCCAGAGAGACATGACAAGTCCCAAGAAGATTTAGGGGAACATCACTACATGTAAGTGTAAACAAAAAGGAAGCCGAGGGGCTATGGGCAGTGGCATGGTGCCAAGCAAACGTAAGAAAATCAAAGAGTAAAAGCTGGCGGAACCCGGTGGCGTCAAGTGAGTTCTAAAGAGCACTCTGAAGACGGAAACTTGACCTGATGAgggaagagatgaagaaaaggatTGGCAAAAAGGCACGTCATGTGGATTACAAGCAGGTGGGCCTGCCAGGAAGCGAGTAGGGGTCAGAGGGGAGAAGGGATGAGGCGATCAGTGCGAGAAAACTATCAGAGGAAGGTCCTGAAAGACGGGGATGTCCCGTCCGGTAAAGGCCTTTCCCTGGCAATACCAGGCGAGTGCCACCTCATTGGGAAATGCGACACCGTACCCTGGCTCCCCAGCGTGGTCTCAGATGGCGGGCCCTAGCGTGCTCTCCAGAGGCTCCTCGGGGCTTGACCAAGGTCACCCCCAGAGCCCTTTCTAGCAGTCGTCTGCGATCAGTTCTGGAATACTGCCTATGCTACCCCAACAACGGGCTCCTGGTGCTTCCAGTCTCTCACATCAGAGGCACAGGAAAGCAGTCTGCTGAGCAACTATATCACCTCCAACCCTTGAGGGAAAGGTCAGCAACCAGCCTCCACCATGAGCACCACAATCTGTGAACCCAAATTTACCAATGCAAGCCAGAAGCCCAAACTGGGTTTCAACTTTATCTTGTCTTTTCCAGGGCTTTCCTGCAGACTCTAAACATGACCCACGGCACCAGAAGCAAGGCCGGCGCTCTACTGAGTCTGAGCGCACCTGGGTAAGACCCACGGCCCTGAAAGGAAACTAGAAATCACCACTAGAGATGGAGGGGCCAGACTGCTCCTCCGGTAAGATAGGTCCTGATAGTGTAGAATGAGGGCACGTGGAGGTACGGAGGTAGATGGAAGAACACAGCTTGAGTTAACCAACATCTGGGTCAGGGTAACCACAGAGACAGCAAGAGGACTGCACGGCGACGCCGATGGGAAGAGAATTAGGATTTTACCGAAGGCCTGCATGTAGGCAGTGAGGTAAGTTGTCAATGGCAGCTTCATAGAGCAAATGTGAAAATTAGCAGTATTGACAGGaacaggaacagaagaaaaaaagggaggggggcagggggcaaagAGTATCCAAGACAACTCTGAATTAAGTATGAGAGGGATAACCTGATCCACCTGCTATGAGGACTTATGACAAAGCCTTAATAAcaacacaaaaccaaacaaaacaacatcATTGCAGTGCAGAGACAGACAAACCCTAACCCTGACCCAGGAGCAAAGAATAGAgtccagacacaaaaagaaacgCAAGATGGTTTAAAGCCCAAATGTAAAAGGCaaggctttaaaattttctggagAAAATACAGGAATGCATACTATGACTTCAGGTTGAAGAAG is drawn from Panthera uncia isolate 11264 chromosome E1, Puncia_PCG_1.0, whole genome shotgun sequence and contains these coding sequences:
- the GOSR2 gene encoding Golgi SNAP receptor complex member 2 isoform X3; its protein translation is MEPLYQQTHKQVHEIQSHMGRLETADKQSLHLVENEIQASIDQIFSHLERLEILSSKEPPNKRQNAKLRVDQLKYDVQHLQTALRNFQHRRYAREQQERQREELLSRTFTTNGTQKKILDIANMLGLSNTVMRLTEKRAFQDKYFMIGGMLLTCVVMFLVVQYLT
- the GOSR2 gene encoding Golgi SNAP receptor complex member 2 isoform X4, which encodes MEPLYQQTHKQVHEIQSHMGRLETADKQSLHLENEIQASIDQIFSHLERLEILSSKEPPNKRQNAKLRVDQLKYDVQHLQTALRNFQHRRYAREQQERQREELLSRTFTTNGTQKKILDIANMLGLSNTVMRLTEKRAFQDKYFMIGGMLLTCVVMFLVVQYLT
- the GOSR2 gene encoding Golgi SNAP receptor complex member 2 isoform X2, giving the protein MEPLYQQTHKQVHEIQSHMGRLETADKQSLHLENEIQASIDQIFSHLERLEILSSKEPPNKRQNAKLRVDQLKYDVQHLQTALRNFQHRRYAREQQERQREELLSRTFTTNDSDTTIPMDSSLHFNSSLQKIHHGMDDLIGGGHSILDGLRAQRLTLKGTQKKILDIANMLGLSNTVMRLTEKRAFQDKYFMIGGMLLTCVVMFLVVQYLT
- the GOSR2 gene encoding Golgi SNAP receptor complex member 2 isoform X1; the encoded protein is MEPLYQQTHKQVHEIQSHMGRLETADKQSLHLVENEIQASIDQIFSHLERLEILSSKEPPNKRQNAKLRVDQLKYDVQHLQTALRNFQHRRYAREQQERQREELLSRTFTTNDSDTTIPMDSSLHFNSSLQKIHHGMDDLIGGGHSILDGLRAQRLTLKGTQKKILDIANMLGLSNTVMRLTEKRAFQDKYFMIGGMLLTCVVMFLVVQYLT